In a genomic window of Numenius arquata chromosome 5, bNumArq3.hap1.1, whole genome shotgun sequence:
- the LOC141464472 gene encoding uncharacterized protein isoform X3, whose product MSPFLKEQTEASATGDRRGQQVKNRNAAFGSGRPRFRAWMQRNLQGPNRFRRGFGQQQHNRRQFRNTVPGPRRRAAAALNGVSPLNRQASAQEGNRNDDAFAKSSGQPEGRRRPPPGPKRFRAAAASTHAPGRRPFLLNRGPAFQQKRMPQRFSKANFQRGQMDANREGKPPRMRRWQVKPSPGAVLTVSVANPQAGQAGVPGSKRPFLRSRRPPPPPAKPQPKGVLLRFNFRAMANQTSLTLDERFSGLRNKRRFTAARSAGRTVTMP is encoded by the exons ATGTCCCCTTTCTT GAAAGAGCAAACGGAGGCCAGCGCCACGGGGGACCGGCGGGGGCAGCAGGTGAAGAACAGGAACGCGGCATTCGGGTCCGGGCGGCCCCGATTCCGCGCCTGGATGCAGAGGAATTTGCAAG GACCTAACCGTTTTAGAAGAGGGTTTGGACAACAACAACACAACCGGAGACAGTTCAGGAACACTGTGCCCGGTCCCAGGAGAAGGGCGGCTGCCGCGTTGAACGGAGTGAGCCCTTTGAATCGCCAGGCGTCGGCTCAGGAG GGCAACAGGAACGACGACGCTTTCGCCAAAAGCAGTGGGCAGCCCGAGGGACGGCGACGGCCGCCCCCAGGCCCCAAGAGATTCcgagcagctgctgccagcacccacGCCCCGGGGAGAAG GCCTTTCCTGCTGAACCGGGGACCAGCCTTCCAGCAGAAGCGGATGCCGCAGCGGTTCTCCAAAGCCAACTTTCAGAGAGGG CAGATGGATGCTAATAGAGAAGGAAAACCACCCAGGATGAGAAG GTGGCAAGTGAAACCCAGCCCCGGAGCGGTTCTGACGGTTTCTGTGGCTAATCCCCAGGCGGGCCAGGCCGGCGT GCCCGGGTCCAAGCGGCCGTTCCTGCGAAGCCGgaggcccccgccgccgccagccaagccccagcccaaggggGTGCTGCTGAGGTTCAACTTCCGCGCCATGGCCAACCAG ACCAGCCTGACGCTGGATGAGAGGTTCTCTGGGCTGAGGAATAAGAGGCGCTTTACAGCAGCCCGGAGCGCCGGCCGGACGGTCACCATGCCTTAG
- the LOC141464472 gene encoding UAP56-interacting factor-like isoform X2, which yields MEAAGPQPGPGPAAGPQPGAEEIDMSLDDIIKRHRKEQTEASATGDRRGQQVKNRNAAFGSGRPRFRAWMQRNLQGPNRFRRGFGQQQHNRRQFRNTVPGPRRRAAAALNGVSPLNRQASAQEGNRNDDAFAKSSGQPEGRRRPPPGPKRFRAAAASTHAPGRRPFLLNRGPAFQQKRMPQRFSKANFQRGQMDANREGKPPRMRRWQVKPSPGAVLTVSVANPQAGQAGVPGSKRPFLRSRRPPPPPAKPQPKGVLLRFNFRAMANQTSLTLDERFSGLRNKRRFTAARSAGRTVTMP from the exons ATGACATCATAAAACGCCACAGGAAAGAGCAAACGGAGGCCAGCGCCACGGGGGACCGGCGGGGGCAGCAGGTGAAGAACAGGAACGCGGCATTCGGGTCCGGGCGGCCCCGATTCCGCGCCTGGATGCAGAGGAATTTGCAAG GACCTAACCGTTTTAGAAGAGGGTTTGGACAACAACAACACAACCGGAGACAGTTCAGGAACACTGTGCCCGGTCCCAGGAGAAGGGCGGCTGCCGCGTTGAACGGAGTGAGCCCTTTGAATCGCCAGGCGTCGGCTCAGGAG GGCAACAGGAACGACGACGCTTTCGCCAAAAGCAGTGGGCAGCCCGAGGGACGGCGACGGCCGCCCCCAGGCCCCAAGAGATTCcgagcagctgctgccagcacccacGCCCCGGGGAGAAG GCCTTTCCTGCTGAACCGGGGACCAGCCTTCCAGCAGAAGCGGATGCCGCAGCGGTTCTCCAAAGCCAACTTTCAGAGAGGG CAGATGGATGCTAATAGAGAAGGAAAACCACCCAGGATGAGAAG GTGGCAAGTGAAACCCAGCCCCGGAGCGGTTCTGACGGTTTCTGTGGCTAATCCCCAGGCGGGCCAGGCCGGCGT GCCCGGGTCCAAGCGGCCGTTCCTGCGAAGCCGgaggcccccgccgccgccagccaagccccagcccaaggggGTGCTGCTGAGGTTCAACTTCCGCGCCATGGCCAACCAG ACCAGCCTGACGCTGGATGAGAGGTTCTCTGGGCTGAGGAATAAGAGGCGCTTTACAGCAGCCCGGAGCGCCGGCCGGACGGTCACCATGCCTTAG